Proteins co-encoded in one Capnocytophaga ochracea DSM 7271 genomic window:
- a CDS encoding succinate dehydrogenase cytochrome b subunit: protein MAGLFKTSVARKVTMALSALFLILFLIIHFAVNFTSVISESTFNELSHFMGTNPLIQFALQPVLLAGVLFHFIMGFVLEIQNKKARGSEAYYSYNGGANSTWMSRNMIITGVVILLFLGLHLYDFWVGEMNYKYIEQLPPNPDRYYGELVEKFHNPVRVGIYVLAFIALALHLLHGFQSSFQSMGWKDDERKKFISCVGNWYSYIICGGFIFIALFHYFNHLNA from the coding sequence ATGGCAGGATTATTTAAAACATCTGTTGCAAGAAAGGTGACGATGGCTCTTTCGGCACTCTTTCTCATTCTCTTTCTAATCATTCACTTTGCGGTAAACTTCACCTCTGTGATTAGCGAGAGTACTTTCAACGAGCTATCTCATTTTATGGGCACCAATCCTCTTATTCAGTTTGCTTTGCAACCTGTATTGCTCGCTGGGGTGTTGTTCCACTTCATTATGGGATTTGTCTTGGAAATCCAAAACAAAAAAGCTCGTGGTAGTGAGGCATATTACAGCTATAATGGGGGGGCTAACTCCACTTGGATGTCTCGTAATATGATTATCACAGGAGTGGTGATTCTTCTCTTCTTAGGGTTGCACCTCTATGATTTTTGGGTAGGCGAAATGAACTACAAGTACATCGAGCAATTACCTCCAAACCCCGACCGCTACTACGGAGAATTAGTAGAGAAATTCCACAACCCTGTGCGTGTAGGTATTTATGTGTTAGCCTTTATCGCTTTGGCTTTGCACTTGCTACACGGTTTTCAATCATCTTTCCAATCTATGGGCTGGAAAGACGATGAGCGCAAAAAGTTTATCAGCTGCGTTGGCAATTGGTATTCTTACATTATCTGTGGAGGCTTTATCTTCATCGCCCTCTTCCATTATTTTAATCACTTAAATGCTTAA
- a CDS encoding fumarate reductase/succinate dehydrogenase flavoprotein subunit translates to MSTLDSKIPEGPIADKWTKYKDHINLVNPANKRNIDVIVVGTGLAGGSAAATLAELGYNVKAFAYQDSPRRAHSIAAQGGINAAKNYMGDGDSNYRLFYDTVKGGDYRAREANVYRLAEVSGNIIDQCVAQGVPFARDYGGLLDNRSFGGVLVSRTFYAKGQTGQQLLLGCYAAMNRQIARGKIDMYNRHEMLDVVIVDGKARGIIARNLVTGEIERHSAHAVVIASGGYGNVYFLSTNAMGSNATAAWKIHKKGAYFANPCFTQIHPTCIPRSGDYQSKLTLMSESLRNDGRIWVPKKMEDAVAIREKRKKPTEIPEEDRDYYLERRYPAFGNLVPRDVASRAAKERCDAGYGVNETGEAVYLDFSSAIERYGKEQCKIHGVEPTKEEVTKRGEKIVEAKYGNLFQMYEKIVAENPYKTPMMIYPATHYTMGGIWVDYNLMTTIPGCYAIGEANFSDHGANRLGASALMQGLADGYFVLPYTIGDYLSADIRTGKIPTDTPEFDEAERIVKERLAYFINNKGTHSVDYFHKKLGKVMWDKVGMARNAEGLKEAIKEIREIREDFWKNVKVPGELTGMNVELEKAGRVADFLELGELFAKDALERNESCGGHFREEYQTPDGEALRDDKNYAYVAAWQYTGNPKEVVNTYNPSEEVMHKEPLVFKDIELKQRSYK, encoded by the coding sequence ATGAGTACATTAGATTCTAAAATTCCTGAAGGTCCTATAGCGGACAAATGGACGAAATATAAAGACCATATCAACCTCGTAAACCCTGCTAACAAGCGTAATATCGATGTGATTGTGGTAGGTACTGGCTTGGCAGGAGGTTCGGCTGCAGCTACCCTCGCTGAATTAGGCTACAACGTAAAAGCATTCGCTTACCAAGATTCTCCTCGCCGCGCGCACTCTATCGCTGCTCAGGGGGGTATCAATGCCGCTAAAAACTATATGGGCGATGGCGACTCTAACTATCGCTTGTTCTACGATACTGTAAAAGGGGGCGACTACCGCGCTCGTGAGGCTAACGTATATCGCCTTGCTGAGGTATCTGGCAATATCATCGACCAATGTGTGGCGCAAGGCGTACCTTTCGCTCGTGATTATGGTGGGCTACTTGATAACCGCTCTTTCGGTGGGGTATTGGTTTCTCGTACTTTCTATGCCAAAGGTCAAACAGGACAACAGCTTTTGCTCGGTTGCTATGCCGCAATGAACCGCCAAATTGCTCGTGGTAAAATAGATATGTACAACCGCCACGAAATGCTCGATGTGGTAATAGTAGACGGCAAAGCTCGTGGTATCATCGCTCGTAACCTTGTTACTGGTGAAATTGAACGCCACTCTGCTCACGCGGTGGTTATCGCTTCTGGTGGTTATGGTAACGTATACTTCCTTTCAACCAATGCGATGGGCTCTAACGCTACCGCAGCTTGGAAAATCCACAAAAAAGGTGCTTACTTTGCTAACCCTTGCTTCACTCAAATCCACCCTACTTGTATCCCTCGTTCAGGTGACTATCAGTCTAAATTGACTTTGATGTCTGAATCTTTGCGTAACGACGGACGTATTTGGGTGCCTAAGAAAATGGAAGATGCTGTAGCGATACGCGAAAAACGCAAAAAACCTACTGAAATCCCTGAAGAAGACCGCGATTACTACTTGGAACGCCGTTATCCTGCTTTCGGTAACCTCGTGCCTCGTGACGTAGCTTCACGTGCTGCTAAAGAACGTTGCGATGCAGGCTATGGAGTAAACGAAACAGGTGAAGCTGTTTATTTGGATTTCTCTTCTGCTATCGAACGTTACGGTAAAGAACAATGTAAAATTCACGGCGTAGAACCTACTAAAGAAGAAGTTACCAAGCGTGGTGAAAAAATCGTAGAAGCTAAATACGGTAACCTTTTTCAAATGTACGAAAAGATTGTAGCCGAAAACCCTTATAAAACTCCAATGATGATTTATCCTGCTACTCACTACACTATGGGTGGTATTTGGGTAGATTACAACTTGATGACCACTATACCTGGTTGTTATGCTATCGGTGAGGCAAACTTCTCCGACCACGGGGCAAACCGCTTAGGAGCTTCTGCCTTGATGCAAGGTTTAGCTGATGGTTACTTTGTATTACCTTACACTATTGGCGATTACTTATCCGCTGATATCCGTACCGGTAAAATCCCTACTGATACCCCTGAGTTTGACGAAGCAGAACGCATCGTAAAAGAACGTTTGGCTTACTTCATCAACAATAAGGGTACCCACTCTGTAGATTACTTCCACAAAAAACTTGGTAAAGTGATGTGGGATAAAGTAGGTATGGCGCGTAATGCTGAAGGCTTGAAAGAAGCTATCAAAGAAATACGCGAAATACGCGAAGATTTCTGGAAAAACGTAAAAGTACCTGGTGAACTCACTGGTATGAACGTAGAGCTTGAAAAAGCAGGTCGTGTAGCCGACTTCCTTGAACTTGGTGAGTTATTTGCTAAAGACGCTTTAGAACGTAATGAGTCTTGTGGTGGTCACTTCCGCGAAGAATATCAAACTCCTGATGGTGAAGCTCTCCGCGACGACAAAAACTATGCTTATGTAGCCGCTTGGCAATACACTGGTAATCCTAAAGAAGTAGTGAATACCTACAACCCTAGTGAAGAGGTAATGCATAAAGAACCTCTTGTATTTAAAGATATTGAACTTAAACAACGTAGTTATAAATAG